TTGCTAGTGCCTGTGTGCCATTTCTCAGTGTGTCTTCCAGACTTCCATCTCTTTGTCTCAGTGATATCAATctcttctctttgtattatataaatctaGTCTGTTATTATATTTCCTCTGAATGAAGTAGcatctgtgtgctgtgtttcaAGACGTGAGATGTTCTATTTTACGTCTCTCCTACAATGCGATTCCAGCTTTGCCAGgaacccctctctctctctctaccattACACTGTTCACATTTCCTACACTGTTCACTGCACATCATCCATAGTGCCAATAAAGAATAACAATTAATAACCATTccgttttctcctttttctcattCCTCCTTCTTTGATGCTAGCTCTTTCTTTGTAATTGATCTCGCATCCTCCTGCTCTTCCCTCAGTGACAGTTTACTATCTCCATCCATCTTGGTAGCAAGCATTCTGCCTACCATTCTCTCCTAACATCTGTATTCATCTATTACTCATTGCTCTACTGTCTTTAACTgctgaaggtttaaaaaaaaaaagcatctcgCTTAacctcattttcttttcttctctatttaaacatttctgttttagtCAATACCACCTGCACATCTCCACAGACATCCTGAGTCTCTCCTCCACCCTCGTGTTTGTTGCTCACTCTTACCAGCtctatttttttacattcaatGCAACACACCTAAACATGCACATTCTCAAACTATATTTTGAGAATTCATAGTGATCTTGTACTATCATGACAAGACCATGATACATCCTTTTGATTGAGATTTTGCTTCCCGTTTTCTGTACCGGCTGGGTACTATTGCCACAAAGAGTCCAGTTTCTGTCCATATGACTGTCTAGGATTTAAAGTTATATAGTCttatgtttaatacactttatgTTTCCCAAATCTTAAAGGTTTTCATGAACATTCTGAGATACTTCCTGGTTACAGACAGTCTTTCCTGTATCTATACATTGTGCATTAATTTTTGTCTCTTCAAATGAAATCCTTGGAAACAGCTTCGACAAAGTTGGGTGCTGACATGAGGATGGAGATGGTGCAGATGATGTTAAAGACACTGAAGGCCACAAGGCAGAGCCGGTCGATAACTGCCCCTGCAAACTTCCACTGCTCTGCTACACTGTCGTTTTCGTCCTGGGCTCTGAAACGCTCAGCAATATAACGAACCTCATCCAGGATAGCCTGAAGCTGTGGATCTCCTCCACTGCCACTGGCCGCTGAGCATGAACAACCACCAGCACCACCCGAGACTGTACTGGGACAACCAGGAGCATCTAGGTTTGGCgttggtggtggaggtggactGCTGTAATGTGAGGGCAAGTGAGGTGGCGGGCTGGAAGACCCTGGTCGAATTACACCAGCTGATATGCTATTCCTTGGGGCAGAGTCAGCCAACAGTGGAGGTGGTGAGGCTTCATCCAAGcttgggaagccagtgtagagCAGGCTGCCATTGTTATTagcactgttacactgtgggGGCAGATGGTTGGCATGGCCTGCTGCTTGCAAAAGGCTCTGGGGGTGGAGTGGGTGTAGTGTGGTAGGCATATGGTGGTGTTGGTCAACCATGTTGGGAAGGCTGCCAGTATGGGAGCCTGAAGAGCAGCGGCGAAGATGGGGAGCACATGGAGGACGCTCAGGGTCTTCACATTCACCAGGGCGCTTCATACGCAAAAACCAGGCCACCCACTGGAGCAGAACCAGCTGGACCTTGAAAAAAATGATGAGATAAACATCAGGGACCCCAGTGATGATGGCATtcgaaataataaaaaactaaaataaaaagttttaagataacatttactttaaaaatgtgtaaCCTCAAGCAGAACTATATATTAAATAGTACTTTTTCTTGTCAGTACATACTGAGTTAATAAACTGATGCAAATTACATAAGAAAGCATTTTAGCAACATGATTCATATGAGCACGAACATAAATGAACAGTactaaagtaaaagtaaagtatcttcttcttctacttcaaAATCTCTAAACTTCATTTAAGATTTTAGATACGAATTTAGATCTTATTCCCATGTCAaaacaaatacttttaaataaaggGAAAAATCATATTGTTTGAATTTAACTGACATCATTGAAAGAAATTAGAAGCTTTTTTATGCCCAAATGTTAGTGATAATTGCTCTGCCTTTTCCACTTTTCACAGACCTACTTATTCACTGTGTGACtacaatgtgttgtttttttctacttcatgcgtttacatttttttataatgagtttattttatattacttaAACAAAGGGAGATGTACTGGCATTTTCTCTCAGATCTAAATAGTTAATTGCTATCAGGAGAGCTAAAGGATAGTCCAGGTCCTCATGAGTATCACATAGATTAGTATAATTTCAGAGCAAAAAGTAATTTGTAAACTAACACAGTTATATGTTTAGTAGGGAATAAATTGCTCTGAAGGATCTCACACATTGTGATGCATCTCTGTGTAATTTAAAAAGTTTCATACATTCATTGAAATCCTTCTTACAAGATAGGAATACTTTATTATTCACCCTTTATTGCCACAGTGTCATCTGTCATTGTAAATAGTGAAAAAGCCTATCTAATTTAATAATGTACCCTTGTTGGAATGGAAGTGTGCTGTAAGTAAGAATTTTATGATGTATTAATGTactatgtaatgtgtgtaaacTCAAAATTTGTCAACATTTAACTTGATTTATAAAGCCAGTCTTCCTTTAAAGTATGTGAtccaaatagaaataaaagggACTGATGGAAGCCCAAAATGTACATGTGTGAGCTGTGCATGAACACCTAGTACAGCAATTTACCTACTTTAGGTATGCATGTGGAAAATGTCACGGCTGGTATAATAACATTCAGTTTACTGTTAATGCAACTGCTACAAAACACAGTCAGTGAAAAATGAACTTAAAGCAATTTTTACATTGATTAGGTTGCTGAACTTTTGTATCATGATAAATTAAAAGACCAGTACTCCAAGTATGTGTATGTAGAGTTACCCATTTGGGCATGTTTCCCCCATTTGGATCGTGATGATGATATTGCAGAACAATCACAGTTGCTATGACCGACATACCAACAATGATCATTATACTAGCAAAGTATTGccctaagagagagagagagaataagagcaTTGATATTTGACATATTCTTCTTAATATAATTCTTACCAACACAAAAAGTGCcttaaataagtaattaaaaatgcaatacagAGGAACTCAAATGATCACTAAACATAATACAATAAACTGGTTGCTGAAGTGTGCACAGTCTTTTATAATTGGGGAGGTGGCTGAGTTCAGAATGAATGTGTAGACCCTAAATCTTATGCTCAAGTAATTATCATACACCTGTCATAAGATTCATCATTCTGATTATCCCCAAACAATGATCATCTGTTTCTGTAGGATTTTTTGTATCACTTAAAAAGAATTTCCAAAATACTAGATTTACCATGGACCATCATAATGGCCATAATGGGCAAATTGGGCAAACCACAGTGACAGCAACAAGAACAGAACGTCCATCCAAAATTTATAAAAGGACACAACAAAAAGGAGACTGCCAGGCAGGCTGCCAAGAGACTTAAAGCAATATTAATGGAGATGCAGAAATATCTGAAGTTACTGATTACTCTCTGCATGTGACAACAGTTTCTCATATTCTTCATGCCTGGGATGTAAACTAGAGCTGCCAGAAATATCTGTTtctcccaaaaaaaaacatccaagctCAACTAAATCACTCAAATTCCAAAATTAATGACAGCATAATTCCTAAAGGTTTACTCTGTGCATGTGACTGCAGATTCGCTGCCCATACACAGCTAAGACATGTCCCCACATAAATGCTGCTTGGGTGCTGATAAGAACACCCCTAGTGTTGTGGAGAGCAAAAAAGCACATGGCTGCAAGGTAGAGCATCAGAATCACACATTACTGGCAGCCAATGAGTGAAGTGGTAACACTTCACCCTCCAGTAGAAGTTGGGGAAGTGTAAATGGTTACAGCAGACACAAGCAGTTGTTCAGGTTTTCTTGGAAATGTagcatttttcatgtttttgtttacctTTGAATAAGTCTGTATAGTCATTCTCTATTGTATAGGCATGTTGCAGAGTCACTGCCTCGTCACAGGTTGTCTTTGCCAAGAAGCCTGTCTTCCATATTTTATTTCCCACAAgtgttatttttcttatttttccccACAGGTGTTGactttttaaattgtttctctctgtttttcttgctGATGTTTTAGGTAGTTTGTTATTAAGAACATGGGCAAGAAAATGGTTTAGTCTGAAAATCACACCATCACTGAGGTTGTTGAAAGCTACTAATTTAACTGAGAGCTCtattaaatgaagaaataaatcataaaatcataaataatgGTATGTGAGAGATATCCCTGGATAACTTAGAGATCATCAGAGGAGAATGTCGTGAGAGCTGCCCAGGTCTATGTTCATCAGGCTGCTCTGAACTCACCACCATGGAGATTAAAGGCACAGTGCTGGCCACTCTTCCTATAGATCTCCATGCTGAGCTCATTCCTACTGAACTGGATTCTCCAGCCCCACTGCATTACCTAGGACAACACAAATGCAGCTGCAGGAATTGCACTGAGCTGCACTTACTGTATCTTAGTTACTGAGTACTCTCTGCATGAGACAACATTCTATCTAGCTAGAGCTACAGTACTGGACAATACCCCTTTCTCACAAAAAACAGTCAAGCTCAACTAAGTCACCCAAACTATGTGGTAAAATGTGTTATGGTCTGACAAGACCAATTCCAAAAGGGATGTTCCATGCATGTGACTATTGTGGAACACGAAAGCGTGAAGCATTTCATGACTGGCATCCAATGAGTGAGTCATCAGGTACTCTCACCCAACAGATTGTTGCCCCATGCCCCATCTATAGCATCCCTGTTGAATGAACAGCCATTGTTCTTGtgaaaaaaattgtaaagaCAGTAAAATGAACCTTCATTCAAAAACATTTGCATATCTTTCAGGAGTTGGCAAAGTTCCTGAGAAGGTTTGTGTCTAACTTCTCAGAAAAAAGCCAGCCAGACTAGGCAGAATGGACCAGCAAGATGGTATAGAGTTTGATTTGATACCCAGTTCACAGCATGCACAGGCAAAGACATTGCCCACATGCAGCCAAGAAAAACCTCTTAGATTACTGCTACCTACATAGTGACAAGCAAACACCACTTCAGGACCCCTGTGGTACATTAAGTTGTGTCAGAATCACACACTATTGGTAGCTATTGAACACAGTTGCAATTCTTCACCCTAAAGCAGAAGCTGGGGTAATTTAAAAGAGTGCAGCAGACACAAGCAATTGGCGCTCTTACAGGGGTCAAGGGTGTTGAAAAGTGTCCCATTCCTCTGTTTCTACTAATCTAGACCTCTTCAGCCCCCCTTTGTTACTTGTGGCAACTTTAATAGAGCTGAAGGAATGTCTGATAAGTTGATGATTGTGCTTCTCTGAGTCTCACATCCACATTAAGGTTTTGCAGAATGTTGGTAATGCTCTCTGTATAGCAGAAGTCTATACGGTTGTGAGGCCCCTGTACCCCCATGTGGTCTGCATAGCCCCATGTTAAGGGGATGCCAGATTCTTACACATACACCCTCAATAACTCAGTCTCCTCTTCAGTTTTACCAGATCACCTGGGAGGGGAGTTTTGGGTGCAGCATTGGTGGGGCTAGGTGTTTCAAATGAAAGGACATAATTGTCTCGCTCTCACTATCTGGTCAGCCAGCTGGAGGCTTGGACACAATGGACAAGCTAAGATACAAATTCCTCTGTTCTGCCATGGATGTAGAGGTCTGGACCTTCTGCTAGCAGTGCCCCAGTGTCTGCAAACCACTCTGTGGATGCCTACACTTGTGCCCTTTTTCCAGCTCCCCATCTTTAGCATGACTGTGTGCTGGCCTTAGCCTGACTAGTGATACTGACTCAAGCAAACAAAAAGATAGGGATGCTCTTGACTTCCTGTATCCATGGAAATTTTAGATACATCATTGCTAGTCTATTCTGGGTAAGAACCATGCTGGCAATTGATCACACCTCATAGGGCTGATCCCCAAGCTACCCTTTCAGCTAATCCATGGCAGGATTCTCCATATCTGCAATCATCAACCTTCTGTCAGAAGTGCCCAAGTGCCTGCACCCACACCTCTTATCCTGCTCCTCATCATCTGCCTTGAATGGATTGAAGGGATAGAATAAGTAAAACAGTACTCCAGAAAATGGGTATGTGCCTATCTGGTGTTGACAGAGTACTACAGAAGATTTGTGCCTAACTTATCCTCTCTCACCACAAAGGCCAGCTGATGGCCAGCGAAATGGAGCAGGTGTTTACCAGATCCTCTGTACTGTGGAACACAAATTTGATTTCTCCTTCACAGTCCACAAAAGCAAGGTTATTAACCTTATCCAGCCAAGACTCACTGCTCACTGAATTATACATCACACACCCAGGCCATAAGCACTGGTGCTTCACAGGTCTGTGTTCTTTCTTCAATTCTCTCTATATAACAATAACTGCATTTCTAAGTATCCTTTTGTCAAGCTTTTGATATTTGCAGATGACACAACAGCcactcatccaggacggtgaagAATCTGCTTACAGGAGAGAGGTTGAACCACTAGCTGTCTGGTGTAGTCAAAACAACCTTGAATTTAATATGGTAAAAACATGTAGAGATGATATTGGATTTCAGGTGAAACCCTTCATCTCTCCCTGCCTTCACCATTCAAAATAGCACTGTGACATCTGTAGAGTCATTCAGGTTTCTGGGCACTACTATCTCGCAGGACATGAAGTGGGAAAGCAACATACTGTAGACTTCATAGTTAAAAATGCCCAGCAAAGGTTATATTTCCTCCATCATTTACACAAGTATACCACAGGATTTGATAATACAGTTCTACACAGCTGTGATTGAGTCAGTCCTGTGAATATCCACTGTGTCTGGTTTGGTTCAACCACTCAGACAGAAATAGGCAGACATAATAACAAATCAGACATCTGTAGGCTGCAACGCACGGTTAAAGCAGAAGAGAGGATAATTGGTGTGCCCCcacaacaaattccttgtatgtgtGCACAATTTACGAATAAAGCTTatgctgattctgatttatttgcattatgcaaataaattttaatttaattgaatttactTTAGGGATAAATGAAAGGAATCAGAAGTAGCTAGAAATACCAGTCAGTATTAATGGAAACTCTTCAGATGTCTGCTACTaagctgaagatgaaaaggaattTCACCTTTCCGCATGACAGTGACTCAAAGCATACATACAAATCAACAAAGTTTTGAATGACTTAGACTAGAGTCCACAACTGAAGATGACTCTTTAAAACTCTTTGGGATGTCCTGAAGAAGTCTGTGGACAGAACATGCCCTTATAATGTGATGGATTTAGTATGTTTTTGCAAGAAATAGTGGGAAAATATTGGTATGTCAAGATGGATATACTCAATCAAAAACGCTGAGTGGTATAATAAAACCAGAAGGAACACAACAATGTATGACTTTATCTGTGTGCACAATTATGCAACCACATTATTGTAAGTCTTTTTCCCTAAAAGCGTTTTTGATTTTTCtaaattttttgttatttcacaCTGAGGGTGGAAATCATTGTAATATGGCATGTTGTTATATGTAATTTTAGTCTTTTATGTCCattgcatactgtatatcactgcAGATTATGACATAGATTAGCACATTTCAGAGAGCAATAAACTATAAGGAGTCAACAATCTATATGCTTTATTTGTCCTTTCCTAGTGAGAACAATTGattcatatttaaaatgtattcctAAATTTATATGTAAACTATAAACAAATGGTTTTATCATCAAACTAACACAAACAGGGTTTCTTGTACTTTCATGAACACATACTTACCTATGAGTGGAATGGAGTCAGAAGTGGCAGGCATAATTTCTGCCACTAGTAACATAAAGACTGTTAGTGATAGCAGAACTGTAATACCTGTGGAATAACAGATATGAAACAATCATACATTATGTCAATGAATCATTTGTATTCAGCAAAATGTATTAGTTATAAGGTAATGTAGAGAAAAATTAACTCCTACTAGGGTATGGGGTATTTCTTGTTATAAACTAAAGCAACTAATGAGGTGCCATATTAATCCTTATGTCCGGTGGGTAATTATCAATACCTTTTGGCTAAAAACCCACATAAATGAAgaagaattattttcttttttagtgaTTGGTATAAAGATAGCTTTATTAAGAGACACTACTAAGATACATTACTAAGACACCAGAGGATTAAAACTAAATTTAGATGATGCAAAACTCCCCagctgtttgtgtatatatggtGCGTATCATTCcatacaaatgaaaagaaattacAACAGGCCATTTGTCTTCCCTAATCCTTATACATTCCTGTTCATGTCCTCCTCATCTTCTTTCTGTTACTCATCTATCCCACTCATCTATCCCACTCTATCTTGCTCTCATCACTAACCCTCCTTGCATCGATCTCCAGTTCTCACTGAATctccttttatttgtttttgtaatatttccATAAGTTCAAATTTTAA
The Tachysurus fulvidraco isolate hzauxx_2018 chromosome 7, HZAU_PFXX_2.0, whole genome shotgun sequence DNA segment above includes these coding regions:
- the chrna11 gene encoding cholinergic receptor, nicotinic, alpha 11 isoform X1; protein product: MWHSLVLTLFGISTLVQVSVQGPYQRTLLKNLLKDYNPMERPVANDSQPLTVVLTLSLVQIMDVDEKNQVLTTNIWLNMHWYDYYLQWNQSEYPGVKNLRFTTDQVWTPDILLYNSADDDFDSTFKTNVLVNSSGYCTYLPPGIFMSTCNVDVRWFPFDIQKCEMKFGSWTFDGWLLDLQMTDADISGYMPNGEWDLVGVPGTRNEVFYDCCKEPYPDVTFVITIRRRTLYYALNLLIPCVLLSSMTLLIFVLPADSGEKISLGITVLLSLTVFMLLVAEIMPATSDSIPLIGQYFASIMIIVGMSVIATVIVLQYHHHDPNGGNMPKWVQLVLLQWVAWFLRMKRPGECEDPERPPCAPHLRRCSSGSHTGSLPNMVDQHHHMPTTLHPLHPQSLLQAAGHANHLPPQCNSANNNGSLLYTGFPSLDEASPPPLLADSAPRNSISAGVIRPGSSSPPPHLPSHYSSPPPPPTPNLDAPGCPSTVSGGAGGCSCSAASGSGGDPQLQAILDEVRYIAERFRAQDENDSVAEQWKFAGAVIDRLCLVAFSVFNIICTISILMSAPNFVEAVSKDFI
- the chrna11 gene encoding cholinergic receptor, nicotinic, alpha 11 isoform X2, whose amino-acid sequence is MERPVANDSQPLTVVLTLSLVQIMDVDEKNQVLTTNIWLNMHWYDYYLQWNQSEYPGVKNLRFTTDQVWTPDILLYNSADDDFDSTFKTNVLVNSSGYCTYLPPGIFMSTCNVDVRWFPFDIQKCEMKFGSWTFDGWLLDLQMTDADISGYMPNGEWDLVGVPGTRNEVFYDCCKEPYPDVTFVITIRRRTLYYALNLLIPCVLLSSMTLLIFVLPADSGEKISLGITVLLSLTVFMLLVAEIMPATSDSIPLIGQYFASIMIIVGMSVIATVIVLQYHHHDPNGGNMPKWVQLVLLQWVAWFLRMKRPGECEDPERPPCAPHLRRCSSGSHTGSLPNMVDQHHHMPTTLHPLHPQSLLQAAGHANHLPPQCNSANNNGSLLYTGFPSLDEASPPPLLADSAPRNSISAGVIRPGSSSPPPHLPSHYSSPPPPPTPNLDAPGCPSTVSGGAGGCSCSAASGSGGDPQLQAILDEVRYIAERFRAQDENDSVAEQWKFAGAVIDRLCLVAFSVFNIICTISILMSAPNFVEAVSKDFI